The stretch of DNA AACTATCcgtcgggtggatcttcggcgATGCTAGCGATCCAAGGAGACTTCGCCACGGCGGAGATACTAATCTGCGGCGGAGCTCAATCCGGAGCCTTCACAGCGCGTGCGACCGACGCTCCGGCGCACGGGACCTGCGGAAGAATCGTTGCAACTGCGGCGGATCCGGTTTGGGTGACGGAGGAGATGCCGTTCGGGAGGATCATGGGGGATATGGTGAATCTACCGACGGGAGAGATTCTGATCATAAACGGAGCTCACGCCGGAAGCCAAGGATTCGAAATGGGATCCGATCCGTGTCTTTACCCGCTTTTATACCGACCCGATCAACCGATTGGTTTACGATTCATGACATTGAACCCAGGAACCGTACCGAGAATGTACCATTCGACGGCGAATCTATTACCGGACGGTCGAATCCTTCTCGCCGGAAGTAATCCTCATTATTTCTACAAATTCAACGCCGAATTCCCAACGGAGCTACGGATCGAAGCGTTTTCTCCGGAGTATCTTTCGCCGGATCGAGCTAATCTCCGACCCGAGATCCGAGAAATCCCGCAGATCGTTCGGTACGGTGAGGTCTTCGACGTGTTCGTTACGGTGCCGTTGCCGGTGGTGGAGATAATTCAGATCAACTGGGGAAGCGCGCCTTTTGCGACTCATTCGTTTTCTCAAGGTCAACGGTTGGTTAAGTTGACCGTTGCTCCGTCTGTGCCTGACGGAGTTGGTCGTTATAGGATTCAATGTACGGCACCACCTAACGGCGCCGTTTCTCCGCCTGGGTATTATATGGCGTTCGCCGTTAACCAGGGTGTTCCTAGCGTGGCTCGCTGGATACGTATAGTTTCTTGATTGGTTGAACCTGgagatatttaaaaattttaatcatgAATTTTCATTTCTTAATCAAGAACTAATTAAACTACACCATGATgtatttatcaaagaaaaaaatatatatacataatataaatattttcatggGAAAACCATCCTAATTTGAtctattagtttttataaattcatGACCAAATATATAAGAACAAAATTTTCTTAGTTTCGTTCCGGTTTAGggaaaaaatattcactttaataaatttgtaatatgcATATTCGATAAATTccagattatttatttttatttttttggtcaaacaaatTCATATTTTGGAGTTGAATAATAAAAGTAGTCGGAGTATggttaaaatatttcaattcgAACGGTTTGGTACATACGAATCTAAAGTAAAGCTGACTATGAACCACacaacaaagaacaagaaagGGTTATCATGTGATGTGACCTAATTAACCAATAGCGAAGTTACGTAAACTTGGACGTGTTACAAGTCCCTGTGGCTGTCTCAACGTCATCATCACCACGGTCAGCAACAACAGCGAAACCGGGCTGCACACTCTTGTAAGTGTATTTCATGGCCACCATCACAAAGAAGCACATATTGGCACCGGTCAAAGCGGCTAGCATCCAGTAAAAGCGGTCCAAGTGGCTGCTATTAAGGTCTTTCCCAAACCAGCCCTTCCCGGAAATTTCCTCGGCTAAA from Camelina sativa cultivar DH55 chromosome 9, Cs, whole genome shotgun sequence encodes:
- the LOC104711969 gene encoding aldehyde oxidase GLOX-like, producing the protein MAELVPYYYTPGIVLLVLLQTILLFSIARGDLPGTWELTVQDAGIASMHTAVTRFNTVILLDRTNIGPSRKALDRHRCRRDPNDAALKHDCYAHSVLFDLATNQIRPLMIQTDTWCSSGQFLSDGSLLQTGGDKDGFKKIRRFEPCDPNETCDWVELQDTELITGRWYATNQILPDGSVIIVGGRGTNTVEYYPPRENGAVPFQFLADVEDKQMDNLYPYVHLLPDDGGNLFVFANSRAVKYDHRINAVVKEYPPLDGGPRNYPSGGSSAMLAIQGDFATAEILICGGAQSGAFTARATDAPAHGTCGRIVATAADPVWVTEEMPFGRIMGDMVNLPTGEILIINGAHAGSQGFEMGSDPCLYPLLYRPDQPIGLRFMTLNPGTVPRMYHSTANLLPDGRILLAGSNPHYFYKFNAEFPTELRIEAFSPEYLSPDRANLRPEIREIPQIVRYGEVFDVFVTVPLPVVEIIQINWGSAPFATHSFSQGQRLVKLTVAPSVPDGVGRYRIQCTAPPNGAVSPPGYYMAFAVNQGVPSVARWIRIVS